A window from Nevskia ramosa DSM 11499 encodes these proteins:
- the glmU gene encoding bifunctional UDP-N-acetylglucosamine diphosphorylase/glucosamine-1-phosphate N-acetyltransferase GlmU, whose translation MTDRVHAIVLAAGQGTRMKSALPKVLHPIGGQPMLGHVLDAAASAGIASSHVVLGHGAEKVGDWLKSRSAEQPRSVLQLKQLGTAHAVSQAMPEVPDTALVVVLYGDVPLITPETVAALIAAAKDGFALVTVTLDQPRGYGRILRDAAGRVTGIVEEKDATPEQRQIREVNTGLMAAPARRLRRWLSHVGNDNANGEYYLTDVVGLAARDGITVRTVSAAASEEVEGVNDPLQLARAERAFQRRNVERLQRDGLYLADPARFDLRGSLRIGRDVRIDVGCVLEGQVELGDDVQIGPYCLLRDVRVAAGTKIDAFSVLHEAAVGRACIIGPYARLRPGTVLGDGVHIGNFVELKKTTVGDGSKANHLAYLGDAVVGARVNIGAGVITCNYDGANKFTTVIGDEAFIGTDSQLVAPVTIGRGAYIAAGSTIAKDAPADQLTINRAREQRSLPSWKRPTKG comes from the coding sequence ATGACAGACAGAGTCCACGCCATCGTTCTCGCCGCCGGCCAGGGCACGCGCATGAAAAGCGCGCTGCCCAAGGTGCTGCACCCGATCGGCGGCCAGCCGATGCTCGGCCATGTGCTCGATGCCGCGGCGTCGGCCGGCATCGCGTCATCGCATGTCGTGCTCGGTCATGGCGCCGAAAAAGTGGGTGACTGGCTCAAGTCGCGCTCAGCAGAACAGCCGCGCTCCGTGTTGCAACTGAAGCAGCTCGGCACCGCGCATGCGGTTTCGCAGGCAATGCCGGAGGTGCCGGATACCGCGCTGGTCGTCGTGCTCTATGGCGACGTACCGCTGATCACGCCGGAGACGGTAGCGGCGTTGATCGCAGCGGCGAAGGATGGCTTCGCGCTGGTCACCGTCACGCTCGATCAGCCGCGCGGTTACGGCCGCATCCTGCGCGACGCTGCGGGTCGCGTGACCGGCATCGTCGAGGAAAAGGACGCCACACCGGAGCAACGCCAGATTCGCGAGGTCAACACCGGTCTGATGGCAGCGCCGGCGCGCCGGCTGCGCCGCTGGCTGAGCCATGTCGGCAACGACAACGCCAACGGCGAGTACTACCTGACCGATGTCGTCGGCCTTGCCGCGAGGGACGGCATCACCGTGCGGACGGTCAGTGCGGCTGCCAGCGAAGAAGTCGAAGGCGTCAACGATCCGCTGCAGCTGGCGCGTGCCGAGCGGGCCTTCCAGCGCCGCAACGTCGAGCGCCTGCAGCGCGACGGCCTGTATCTGGCTGATCCGGCGCGCTTCGATCTGCGCGGCAGCTTGCGTATCGGCCGCGATGTACGCATCGATGTCGGCTGCGTGCTGGAAGGCCAGGTCGAACTCGGTGACGACGTGCAGATCGGCCCGTACTGCTTGCTGCGCGATGTCCGCGTCGCGGCCGGCACCAAGATCGATGCCTTCTCGGTGCTCCATGAAGCGGCGGTCGGTCGCGCCTGCATCATCGGTCCGTACGCGCGGCTCCGGCCCGGCACCGTGCTTGGTGACGGCGTGCACATCGGCAACTTCGTCGAGCTGAAGAAGACCACGGTCGGCGATGGTTCCAAGGCCAACCATCTGGCCTATCTCGGTGATGCGGTGGTCGGCGCGCGGGTCAACATCGGCGCCGGCGTCATCACCTGCAATTACGACGGCGCCAACAAGTTCACCACGGTGATCGGCGATGAAGCCTTCATCGGCACCGACAGCCAGCTGGTCGCGCCAGTGACCATCGGCCGTGGCGCCTACATCGCCGCCGGTTCGACGATCGCCAAGGACGCGCCCGCCGATCAGCTGACCATCAACCGCGCGCGAGAGCAGCGTTCGTTGCCGAGCTGGAAGCGGCCGACCAAGGGTTGA